TATAAGTACCCTGCGAAGCCGGAGAGGGCCGCtagtatatctatatatgtgtatgtaatatgtttatgtatgtatatataaaattttatacatatattacttagatactcgtattattatgttatagggaccatttattttatggagttaaaaataaaacaagagagtATTCATTAACGTATTGTAATCAAATTACCaagctttttaaatttttagtagtacaataggtttaaaaaaaaattttggaatCGAAACAgtgtttgtaatttaaacatttaaattcgTAACTTTAATTTGAGTCAGTATCCTTTAGAGCTTTGTAAATTTCTTCcttatctttataataattaaaaacattctgTTTCATAATCGAAGTTCCTGATCTAAGTTTTTCAGACTTTGGTTTATTATTTCGTTTTGGtgcattaatataattatttaatgatagGGGTTTCAGTGACTTATAAACCACTTTATTTTTCGTATCTTTATTTTCCAGTCTTTCGTCTTTGATAATAGTCAGTCCAGGTATTTTGCGTTTTATTTTGTGAGTATCTATAATTGGTATGACACTTTCATTGCTACCATTCTCATTTTCAGTGTTATTTTCTTTCGCATTATCCTTTTCTATTATCATAtcatcaatattaatattatcatcaaaatagtttaaattatattctggTTCATTAAATATCGTTGCATCAAGCTTATATTCATCGTTCGTAACTAAAACTTCGTCACTTACTAAattatcaaagaaaataattggcaGAGAATTCAAATCAGTTGATGATCTTTCTTCTCTGCgactttttaaatctttactaGATTGTTCTGTGTCATCTATTTGTCTTAATACATTCATTGTATCAATtggatatttttcttcttttataagtTGTTGGTGTTTTACTGTCTTTTTTCCAATGccttttcctttatattttcttgtttcttTGCCTTCTTGTGTAGAATATATTTCGTTTTCCGTAGTCAATCCTTCTGCCTTGTCGACTTTATTTTCGGGGTTATAGAAAGCACGATTTGCAGACATAAATCTTGATGAAGATAACGTTGTTACTTTTTCGTTTTCTGTAGGTTCTCGTTTCTTGCCTGTTTTCTTTTCCCATGAGTCCTGAAAAAATGTTcattaaagtttgtttttaaataaacgctATAAGACATTTGTAATTTAAGGGATTTATTGTAGTATTTTACCTGTGTTTCCTTGTCTTTAAACCTAAATTGCGTTATCTCTTCAATATCAGAGACCAGATCAATTTTTACTTCTTGTTCAAAATTCTTCATAAAGTCTGTAACTTTATCATTGTCTTCATTTTCAAATTCCACATCTGAGTCCTGAAAAAAGTGTTcattaaagtttgtttttaagaaaaatgctatgagaaatttgtaaattttgaatttaaagagacttattttagtattttaccTGAGTTTCTCTATCTTTAAACCTTAAATGCGTTAGCTCTTCTATATCTGAAACTAGATCAACTTTCtctacttttttaaaattctttataaagTCTGTAATTTTATCATCGCCTTCACTCTCAAATTCTACATCTCTCGGATCTAAATCATCATAATATCTTACACTGACGTCACTTTCCGTTGTAGTAGAACTATTTATTCTTTTGAATCTTTTTGCTGGTGTGTTCTGTATTTTTAAGGCGTTTCGTTTATTACGACATGGTACAGCTTTTGGCCCTGTTAGGTAGTTGGTGGGTAGAAGTTCGTGTTCTTTTGTGTGGTAACAGTCGCAAcagatgttattttttttgcaatcaaAGCAGCTCAacagtttatatttaattttcgtaTTATCGTCGATTACGATTTGATGAATCTTCATTGTACCTTTTATGGGAATAACATTTTTAGGTATCATTTTCatcatattttgtatgttattttcatttatataaaacatttttactctgctgttaattaataaatattcatatgcTTCTTTTGCGTTGATTATGTCATTGCCATGTGAAATATGATTATCAAGTTGTCGTTTTAAAGCTCCACCAACCCCATCAGCTGGACCTTTGCCGTGTGAGGCTTCAAAGAAATTCCAAGTAgcatattcatatttatattcttttatatttttttgaaacaagtagaaattatgtttttggCGGTACTGCGTTGCTGGGCTATcagaaaatatatgaatattttttatgttaaagcCTTTGCATAGTTTCATTATTGGATCCAAATGAGCCCAGATTGCTCCAGGACCATGCTCATTACTTGGTGATACGGAGCATATCGATCGGGGATTCGCATTTTTCCTGTAAAGAACGCAAGTGTGCAATGTGACTTGATTCCGGGATCCTCCAAAGTGGACAGCCTGAATTTCTTCAGATTGCTTGCATGAAAAGTTTTCTGAAAAATCGCAAATCAATGCTGCTTCCTCTTC
The sequence above is drawn from the Amyelois transitella isolate CPQ chromosome 18, ilAmyTran1.1, whole genome shotgun sequence genome and encodes:
- the LOC106142614 gene encoding uncharacterized protein LOC106142614 isoform X2, which gives rise to MPPKTNAERQKAYREKLKKEKPAKYEKIRVKHLEKIKENNKKKKEMLTEKEKEVLREKWRQANAKRAERKKKANLTTHDKNTLEVRKNTYSNTKILKETLKNLIEENNQLKRRNKNLKQACNRMRKRMVNLKKLLHQQTVTNNDVISIEPTAKTPQCDDTPLTKSNSFIKEVLPNVSLVEKERVKKKLLLLNTITDSLKTEFNKADPKERTILKKVATNEIANKKKLKTAISNVLGLKGRIRTTTKGSNQMRKKYKKEIQNFFAREDVSRPSAGKKECITRNKEKVQKRYLIEPIYKLYRKYRTEGGKASLQTFYRFRPFFVVKPRLQDRNTCACIKHCNLLFKAISLKKLGLLQTSDIDELMKNVSCSNSFKCMYSECSECKDKKLAIDLTISEDSPVQWLQWKMSTYTYTKIGKKKSEEKQTKKYLKQIVKGTVTTLIKEFQDDIQKFKTHYFNVSHQYLAWKKCIENLDEEEAALICDFSENFSCKQSEEIQAVHFGGSRNQVTLHTCVLYRKNANPRSICSVSPSNEHGPGAIWAHLDPIMKLCKGFNIKNIHIFSDSPATQYRQKHNFYLFQKNIKEYKYEYATWNFFEASHGKGPADGVGGALKRQLDNHISHGNDIINAKEAYEYLLINSRVKMFYINENNIQNMMKMIPKNVIPIKGTMKIHQIVIDDNTKIKYKLLSCFDCKKNNICCDCYHTKEHELLPTNYLTGPKAVPCRNKRNALKIQNTPAKRFKRINSSTTTESDVSVRYYDDLDPRDVEFESEGDDKITDFIKNFKKVEKVDLVSDIEELTHLRFKDRETQDSDVEFENEDNDKVTDFMKNFEQEVKIDLVSDIEEITQFRFKDKETQDSWEKKTGKKREPTENEKVTTLSSSRFMSANRAFYNPENKVDKAEGLTTENEIYSTQEGKETRKYKGKGIGKKTVKHQQLIKEEKYPIDTMNVLRQIDDTEQSSKDLKSRREERSSTDLNSLPIIFFDNLVSDEVLVTNDEYKLDATIFNEPEYNLNYFDDNINIDDMIIEKDNAKENNTENENGSNESVIPIIDTHKIKRKIPGLTIIKDERLENKDTKNKVVYKSLKPLSLNNYINAPKRNNKPKSEKLRSGTSIMKQNVFNYYKDKEEIYKALKDTDSN